Proteins from a single region of Amycolatopsis sp. CA-230715:
- a CDS encoding MFS transporter yields the protein MTGIPTGWRRYVGVGIGRSSWLLVACQTFYFMGISIDLTLTGVVGLALAPTPALATLPLATITIAGTVCSFIAGFLTASIGYVRVMITGAIAAMVGAALSVIAVSTHDFPLLCCGTALVGAYRSTGGYIRYMAADRAPSGQRERVLSFVLYGGLLAAFIGPFVATTSSAFFGAQYAGSYFMVGVYAMLNIPLLLAIRASGVRAKTDGEKPVPVPLAEVRGTRQFITGLLALAGSGAMMTMIMAVGPLGSQHAGHSSSMGATIIQWHLVGMFAPAVFSGNIVARIGPARTSVIGAALFVVAAIAGLGGDGFVNFLIALTLNGVGWNFLYLAGTTLLVRCYPRGRGGRIQAVAEGIGSVTGVAASLSASTVFYFLGWQGTNVPVLIIALALLVVLFVAALRARGDEVRAEEQPAGEAEQPAERPMDVQES from the coding sequence ATGACGGGTATCCCGACGGGGTGGCGCCGGTACGTCGGCGTCGGCATCGGCCGGAGCAGTTGGCTGCTCGTGGCGTGCCAGACGTTCTACTTCATGGGCATCAGCATCGACCTGACGCTCACCGGCGTCGTGGGCCTCGCCTTGGCACCGACCCCCGCGCTGGCGACTCTGCCGCTGGCGACGATCACCATCGCCGGCACGGTGTGCTCGTTCATCGCGGGCTTCCTCACCGCCAGCATCGGCTACGTGCGCGTCATGATCACCGGCGCGATCGCGGCCATGGTCGGTGCGGCGCTGTCGGTGATCGCGGTGTCCACCCACGACTTCCCGCTGCTGTGCTGCGGTACCGCGCTCGTCGGTGCCTACCGCTCCACCGGCGGCTACATCCGGTACATGGCCGCGGATCGCGCTCCTTCGGGCCAACGCGAACGGGTTCTGTCGTTCGTGCTCTACGGCGGGCTGCTGGCCGCGTTCATCGGACCGTTCGTGGCGACCACCAGCTCGGCGTTCTTCGGCGCCCAGTACGCGGGTTCGTACTTCATGGTCGGCGTGTACGCGATGCTGAACATTCCGCTGCTGCTGGCGATCCGGGCGAGCGGCGTGCGTGCCAAGACCGACGGCGAGAAGCCGGTCCCGGTCCCGCTGGCCGAGGTCAGGGGCACCAGGCAGTTCATCACCGGGCTGCTGGCCCTCGCCGGCTCCGGTGCGATGATGACGATGATCATGGCCGTCGGCCCGCTCGGCAGCCAGCACGCGGGCCACTCGTCGAGCATGGGCGCCACGATCATCCAGTGGCACCTCGTCGGCATGTTCGCGCCCGCCGTGTTCAGCGGCAACATCGTGGCGCGGATCGGCCCGGCCCGGACCTCCGTGATCGGCGCCGCGCTGTTCGTGGTCGCGGCGATCGCCGGGCTCGGCGGCGACGGGTTCGTGAACTTCCTGATCGCGCTGACGCTCAACGGCGTCGGCTGGAACTTCCTCTACCTGGCCGGGACCACCCTGCTCGTCCGGTGCTACCCGCGCGGGCGCGGCGGCAGGATCCAGGCCGTCGCGGAAGGCATCGGGTCGGTGACCGGCGTCGCCGCGTCGCTGTCCGCGAGCACGGTCTTCTACTTCCTCGGCTGGCAGGGCACGAACGTGCCGGTGCTGATCATCGCACTGGCGCTGCTGGTCGTCCTGTTCGTGGCGGCGCTGCGGGCACGTGGCGACGAGGTGCGAGCCGAGGAGCAACCGGCAGGGGAGGCGGAACAGCCCGCTGAGCGCCCGATGGACGTGCAGGAGAGCTAG
- a CDS encoding non-ribosomal peptide synthetase: MTRLSSGQERMWLLQQMSSASSAYNARIALRFAGGVDDRALRRGLDYLVARHAVLRSVFLADDEGSPYVAEADGFSIPITRETTDGDWRSVADPFVAVPFDLSAAPPAKGMLVTLPDGSAVLCLVFHHIVMDGRSFAVLTDELSTVYEAELRGEAPRLPGPAASYADYVCWQRENTDVESRLAYWRDELADARTLDLPLDFPRPAKFTAAGATSEFTLTADLTAAFKAIALRWRCTVSSAMAGIFQAALAVHSGQDDVVIGAVLNGRQRTEFDDVIGLFVNTVTLRTKVSPSMGFREFLRTAHATMTRAYTHQDVPFDQVVAELRPGRRTGRNPLFEVLYIYQGEHAPRAEGTRTPERLPWLDVLTRFDIEFRVEIVDDRLTGTFIYRPELFRQDTADRLGQLVRRLVELVVGDQDGSLLGADLYGGAPSEREVVGLGMTRLPEGIPGELYVSGSPTGNLAVREPDGTARVLGRLEEWISLDGFRADTAEIERVVGEHPDVTRVAAVAHDDPNGERRLICFISGTRDTAAVGRFTADRLPEYLVPAAFVALDTWPLDAHGRVRRADLPFPGKPLAGMGRRPRTTREEVLCALFADVLKLPEVSIDDEFFELGGHSFLVAQLVSRVRAELGAELSIRAVFDNPTVARLATTIDQAAGTRQPLAPRPSLDPTPLSFPQRRLWFHFQTQGADPTYNMPLAMRLTGPLDRAALAEAFQDVITRHDALRTVFPSADGNPYQEVLGTRLELRYAEIAEDEVQDALDEAAQYPFDLIAEIPIRVWLWKTGRDDHTLLVLIHHIAGDGVSLAPFGRDLGHAYQARVEGHSPQWTPLPVRYGDYSRWQLATLGDIRDGRKLAAKQGEYWREQLAGLPAEVSPMADRSRSAQASMVGARIALELGPELHGRLRDVATSHHVSLNMVLNAGLAVLLAKLGCGTDIPIGGVVAGRTEEALADLVGFFVNTIVLRYDLGGDPSFAELLARVRDVNLAAQDHQDLDFEQVVEIAAPARTLGRHPLFQVMLVFQGFDEGRVDLTGLTVRRRQVNVKVAKFDLHFAFTERPDGQGVDCVLDYATDLYDRDTVERLLDRLVRVLTQVTADPGQSITAVDVLGDAERELMARWNATGAEIPPVTLTELLDRRMTADPDAEALVFEDERLTYAELDRRSGRLAMALRSRGAGVERVVAVALPRSIELIVALVAVVRSGAAYLPIEPDLPAGRRDAMITDAEPVFVLDEETYRELSELPAGPYTPPGQHPRTPAYVLFTSGSTGRPKGVVIEHEAIVNRLLWMQAEFGLRPDDRVLQKTPAGFDVSVWEFFWAFVEGATLVVAAPGGHRDPRYLAGVLRAERITTIHFVPSMLQAFLTELGADPGTFDLRRVICSGEALSPALQHQYHQVMDAPLANLYGPTEAAVDVTSWRCLPDTDATSVPIGAPVWNTRARVLDANLDAVAIGVPGELYLAGVQLARGYRHNPRLTAERFVADPGGPPGTRMYRTGDLVRWTPAGQLQYLGRGDHQVKLRGVRIEPDEISAAVAAHPAADQVAVAVHAPEPDVQRLVAYVVPNAGAAPGVRAIARWEETGEIDDLPRHPLPNGRLVLGRNAAEIEYLYQEIFERKEYLRHGISVPDGATVLDVGAHVGMFSLFVGTQARNVTIYAFEPIPELYREMVLNTSLNDIHTHAFPYGLSDRPGTADFVYYPQFSMLSGQFGDLAEAGALAGSRIKRLAQGPGDFAALSGELEVLISQRLKERQEVTCELRTLSSVLDEHAIAHVDLLKVDAENSELEVLAGVRDEHWARIDQVVVEVHDTGDRLAAVVDLLVGHGFTTASETADLLVDSGLVNVFAVRPGSAAPVAAAADERWFDPDRFSADLRAIAGNLLTPAMLPTDFVYLDRIPLSANGKLDRAALPAPKRVTVAGKAPSTPQEARLAELFARALDIESVGVDGNFFELGGHSLVAAKLVGLIKESLGVELGVGAIFQAPTVTELGALIGHGGTGDAMDLLMPIRTGGDGRPIFFLHPGIGLGWCYFGFGRHLRGNPLYTIQSRAVHGLDHMVLDIPAMATDYLEHVRSLQPHGPYRFVGWSFGGNIAHAMSTMLSDEGEEVELLAVLDSYPYAGTPPGIASPDIAEVNPLHIALVRQCFPQMDAGETIEEERLALLAGILTRHQWLASHHEPGTHRGDIVHFQAVGHPDEWRLNPHSWRDFISGEVRSHPMGVSHFDLLDADHLPLIADVIEAELRRVRS; encoded by the coding sequence ATGACCCGACTTTCGTCCGGCCAGGAGCGGATGTGGCTGCTCCAGCAGATGAGCTCGGCCAGCAGTGCCTACAACGCCAGGATCGCGCTACGGTTCGCTGGCGGCGTGGACGACCGGGCGCTGCGGCGCGGTCTGGACTACCTGGTGGCGCGGCACGCGGTGCTCAGGTCGGTGTTCCTGGCCGACGACGAGGGCAGTCCGTACGTCGCCGAAGCCGACGGCTTTTCCATCCCGATCACCCGGGAAACCACCGACGGCGACTGGCGCTCGGTCGCGGACCCGTTCGTGGCGGTCCCCTTCGACCTGTCCGCGGCGCCGCCGGCCAAGGGCATGCTCGTCACCCTGCCGGACGGGTCCGCCGTGCTGTGCCTGGTGTTCCACCACATCGTGATGGACGGCCGGTCGTTCGCCGTGCTCACCGATGAACTGTCCACAGTGTACGAAGCGGAGCTGCGCGGCGAGGCGCCGCGGCTGCCCGGCCCCGCGGCGTCCTACGCGGACTACGTGTGCTGGCAGCGGGAGAACACGGATGTCGAGTCGAGGCTCGCGTACTGGCGGGACGAGCTCGCCGACGCCCGCACCCTGGATCTGCCGCTGGACTTCCCGAGACCGGCGAAGTTCACCGCGGCGGGCGCGACGAGCGAGTTCACGCTGACCGCGGATCTGACCGCGGCGTTCAAAGCGATCGCGCTGCGGTGGCGCTGCACGGTTTCCAGTGCGATGGCGGGGATCTTCCAGGCCGCGCTGGCGGTGCACAGCGGCCAGGACGACGTCGTGATCGGCGCCGTGCTCAACGGGCGGCAGCGGACGGAGTTCGACGACGTCATCGGCCTGTTCGTCAACACCGTCACGTTGCGTACCAAGGTTTCGCCGTCCATGGGCTTCCGCGAGTTCCTGCGCACGGCCCACGCGACCATGACGCGCGCGTACACGCACCAGGACGTGCCGTTCGACCAGGTCGTGGCCGAGCTGCGCCCCGGACGGCGAACCGGCCGCAACCCCCTGTTCGAGGTGCTGTACATCTACCAGGGCGAACACGCCCCCCGAGCCGAGGGCACCCGGACGCCGGAGCGTCTGCCCTGGCTGGACGTGCTGACCCGGTTCGACATCGAGTTCCGCGTCGAGATCGTGGACGACCGCCTCACCGGGACGTTCATCTACCGGCCTGAGCTGTTTCGCCAGGACACGGCCGACCGCTTGGGGCAGCTCGTCCGGCGCCTGGTCGAACTCGTGGTGGGCGACCAGGACGGCAGCCTGCTCGGCGCGGACCTCTACGGCGGCGCGCCGTCGGAACGCGAGGTCGTGGGCCTCGGCATGACCCGGCTCCCCGAAGGCATACCCGGTGAGCTGTATGTGTCCGGATCGCCGACCGGCAACCTCGCCGTGCGGGAGCCGGACGGGACCGCGCGGGTGCTCGGCCGGCTCGAGGAGTGGATCAGCCTCGACGGGTTCCGGGCGGACACCGCCGAGATCGAACGCGTGGTCGGCGAGCACCCCGACGTCACCAGGGTCGCGGCCGTCGCGCACGACGACCCGAACGGCGAGCGCAGGCTGATCTGCTTCATCAGCGGGACGCGCGATACCGCCGCGGTCGGCCGGTTCACCGCCGACCGGCTGCCGGAGTACCTGGTGCCCGCCGCGTTCGTCGCGCTGGACACCTGGCCGCTGGACGCGCACGGGCGAGTCCGGCGCGCCGATCTGCCGTTCCCCGGCAAACCGCTGGCCGGGATGGGACGGCGGCCCCGCACCACGCGCGAGGAAGTGCTGTGCGCGCTGTTCGCGGACGTCCTGAAGCTGCCCGAGGTGAGCATCGACGACGAGTTCTTCGAACTGGGTGGCCATTCCTTCCTGGTGGCCCAGCTGGTGAGCCGGGTGCGCGCCGAACTGGGCGCGGAGCTGAGCATCCGCGCGGTGTTCGACAACCCGACGGTCGCGCGGCTGGCCACCACGATCGACCAGGCCGCGGGCACCCGCCAGCCGCTGGCCCCGCGACCGTCGCTCGACCCGACCCCGCTGTCGTTCCCGCAGCGCAGGCTCTGGTTCCACTTCCAGACCCAGGGCGCCGATCCCACTTACAACATGCCGCTCGCGATGCGGCTGACAGGGCCGCTGGACCGGGCCGCGCTGGCCGAGGCGTTCCAGGACGTGATCACCCGGCACGACGCGCTGAGGACCGTGTTCCCGTCCGCCGACGGCAACCCCTACCAGGAAGTGCTGGGAACCAGGCTCGAGCTCCGGTACGCCGAGATCGCCGAGGACGAGGTCCAGGACGCACTGGACGAGGCGGCGCAGTACCCGTTCGACCTGATCGCCGAGATCCCGATCAGGGTCTGGCTGTGGAAGACCGGCCGGGACGACCACACCCTGCTGGTGCTCATCCACCACATCGCGGGCGACGGCGTGTCGCTGGCGCCGTTCGGCAGGGACCTCGGCCACGCGTACCAGGCCCGCGTCGAAGGCCACAGTCCACAGTGGACGCCGCTGCCGGTGCGGTACGGCGACTACAGCCGCTGGCAGCTGGCGACGCTCGGCGACATCCGGGACGGCCGCAAGCTGGCCGCCAAGCAGGGCGAGTACTGGCGCGAGCAGCTCGCCGGACTGCCGGCCGAGGTATCGCCGATGGCCGACCGGTCCCGTTCGGCGCAAGCCAGCATGGTCGGCGCGCGGATCGCGCTGGAGCTCGGTCCCGAGCTGCACGGGCGCCTCCGTGACGTGGCCACCAGCCACCACGTCAGCCTCAACATGGTGCTCAACGCGGGACTCGCGGTGCTGCTGGCGAAACTCGGCTGCGGCACCGACATCCCGATCGGCGGCGTGGTGGCGGGCCGGACCGAAGAGGCCCTCGCCGATCTCGTCGGCTTCTTCGTCAACACCATCGTGCTGCGCTACGACCTCGGCGGCGACCCGAGCTTCGCCGAGCTGCTCGCCAGGGTCCGCGACGTCAACCTGGCCGCGCAGGACCACCAGGACTTGGACTTCGAGCAGGTGGTGGAGATCGCCGCCCCGGCGCGCACGCTCGGCCGTCACCCCCTGTTCCAGGTCATGCTGGTCTTCCAGGGCTTCGACGAGGGCCGCGTCGACCTGACCGGCCTGACCGTGCGGCGGCGGCAGGTCAACGTCAAGGTCGCCAAGTTCGACCTGCACTTCGCGTTCACCGAACGGCCGGACGGCCAGGGCGTGGACTGCGTGCTGGACTACGCCACGGACCTGTACGACCGGGACACCGTCGAGCGGCTGCTCGACCGGCTGGTCCGGGTCTTGACCCAGGTCACCGCCGACCCCGGCCAGTCGATCACCGCGGTCGACGTGCTTGGGGACGCCGAACGCGAGCTGATGGCGCGGTGGAACGCCACCGGCGCCGAAATCCCGCCGGTGACCCTGACCGAACTGCTGGACCGGCGGATGACGGCCGACCCGGACGCCGAGGCGCTGGTGTTCGAAGACGAGCGGCTAACCTACGCGGAACTGGACCGCAGATCCGGCCGGCTGGCGATGGCACTGCGATCCAGGGGTGCCGGGGTCGAGCGGGTGGTGGCCGTGGCGCTGCCCCGCTCGATCGAGCTGATCGTCGCGCTGGTCGCGGTCGTCCGGTCGGGCGCCGCGTACCTGCCGATCGAGCCCGACCTGCCCGCGGGCCGCCGCGACGCGATGATCACCGACGCGGAACCGGTGTTCGTCCTCGACGAGGAGACCTACCGGGAGCTGTCCGAGCTGCCCGCTGGCCCGTACACCCCGCCGGGGCAGCACCCGCGCACTCCCGCCTACGTGCTGTTCACCTCCGGGTCGACCGGCAGGCCGAAGGGGGTGGTCATCGAGCACGAGGCCATCGTCAACCGGCTGCTGTGGATGCAGGCGGAATTCGGGCTGCGGCCCGACGACCGGGTGCTCCAGAAGACCCCGGCGGGCTTCGACGTGTCGGTGTGGGAGTTCTTCTGGGCCTTCGTCGAGGGCGCCACCCTGGTCGTGGCCGCGCCGGGCGGGCACCGGGACCCGCGTTACCTGGCCGGTGTCCTGCGCGCCGAACGGATCACCACGATCCACTTCGTGCCGTCGATGCTCCAGGCGTTCCTCACCGAACTCGGCGCCGACCCCGGCACGTTCGATCTGCGCCGCGTGATCTGCAGCGGCGAGGCGCTTTCCCCGGCGCTGCAGCACCAGTACCACCAGGTCATGGACGCGCCCCTGGCCAACCTCTACGGGCCGACCGAGGCCGCTGTGGACGTCACGAGCTGGCGATGCCTCCCGGACACCGACGCCACCTCGGTCCCGATCGGCGCGCCGGTGTGGAACACCCGGGCGCGCGTGCTGGACGCGAACCTGGACGCGGTCGCCATCGGGGTCCCCGGTGAGCTGTACCTGGCAGGCGTCCAGCTCGCCCGCGGCTACCGGCACAACCCGAGGCTGACGGCGGAACGGTTCGTCGCCGACCCGGGCGGCCCGCCGGGCACCCGGATGTACCGGACCGGCGACCTCGTGCGCTGGACCCCGGCGGGCCAGCTCCAGTACCTCGGCCGCGGTGACCACCAGGTGAAGCTGCGCGGTGTCCGGATCGAGCCCGATGAGATCAGCGCCGCGGTCGCCGCGCACCCCGCCGCCGACCAGGTGGCGGTGGCGGTCCACGCACCCGAGCCGGACGTCCAGCGTCTGGTCGCCTACGTCGTGCCGAACGCCGGAGCGGCACCGGGGGTGCGCGCCATCGCCCGGTGGGAGGAGACCGGCGAGATCGACGACCTGCCCCGGCACCCGCTGCCGAACGGACGGCTGGTCCTCGGCCGCAACGCCGCCGAGATCGAGTACCTCTACCAGGAGATCTTCGAGCGCAAGGAATACCTGCGGCACGGCATCAGCGTGCCGGACGGCGCGACCGTCCTGGACGTCGGTGCGCACGTCGGCATGTTCAGCCTGTTCGTCGGCACCCAGGCCAGAAACGTCACGATCTACGCGTTCGAGCCGATTCCCGAGCTGTACCGGGAGATGGTGCTCAACACGAGCCTGAACGACATCCACACGCACGCGTTCCCGTACGGCCTTTCGGACCGGCCTGGCACGGCCGATTTCGTGTACTACCCGCAGTTCTCCATGCTGTCCGGTCAGTTCGGCGACCTGGCGGAGGCGGGCGCGCTGGCGGGCAGCCGGATCAAGCGCCTCGCGCAGGGGCCTGGCGACTTCGCCGCTCTCAGTGGTGAGCTGGAGGTCCTGATCTCCCAACGGCTCAAGGAGCGCCAAGAGGTCACGTGCGAGCTGCGTACCCTGTCGTCCGTGCTCGACGAGCACGCCATCGCGCACGTCGACCTGCTGAAGGTGGACGCGGAGAACAGCGAGCTCGAAGTGCTCGCGGGCGTCCGGGACGAGCACTGGGCGCGGATCGATCAGGTCGTCGTGGAGGTGCACGACACCGGTGATCGGCTGGCCGCCGTGGTCGACTTGCTCGTGGGTCACGGTTTCACGACCGCGTCGGAGACCGCGGACCTGCTCGTCGACAGCGGGCTGGTGAACGTGTTCGCGGTCCGGCCGGGCAGCGCCGCGCCGGTCGCCGCCGCGGCGGACGAGCGCTGGTTCGACCCGGACCGGTTCTCGGCGGACCTGCGGGCCATCGCGGGGAACTTGCTGACTCCCGCGATGCTGCCGACGGACTTCGTGTACCTCGACCGGATCCCGCTGTCGGCCAACGGGAAGCTCGACCGCGCGGCCCTCCCGGCGCCCAAGCGGGTGACCGTCGCCGGCAAGGCGCCGAGCACGCCGCAGGAGGCCCGGTTGGCCGAGCTGTTCGCACGGGCGCTCGACATCGAAAGCGTCGGCGTGGACGGCAACTTCTTCGAGCTCGGCGGGCACTCGCTGGTAGCGGCGAAGCTGGTGGGGCTGATCAAGGAATCGCTCGGCGTCGAACTCGGCGTGGGCGCGATCTTCCAGGCACCGACCGTGACCGAGCTGGGCGCCCTGATCGGCCACGGCGGCACCGGTGACGCCATGGACCTGCTGATGCCGATCCGCACCGGCGGCGACGGCAGGCCGATCTTCTTCCTGCACCCGGGAATCGGCCTTGGCTGGTGCTACTTCGGGTTCGGACGGCACCTGCGCGGCAATCCGCTCTACACGATCCAGTCCAGGGCGGTGCACGGGCTCGACCACATGGTGCTGGACATCCCGGCGATGGCGACCGACTACCTCGAGCACGTGCGGAGCCTGCAGCCGCACGGGCCGTACCGGTTCGTCGGCTGGTCGTTCGGCGGCAACATCGCGCACGCGATGTCCACCATGCTCAGCGACGAGGGCGAGGAGGTGGAGCTGCTCGCGGTGCTGGACTCCTACCCCTACGCCGGCACGCCGCCGGGCATCGCGAGCCCGGACATCGCCGAGGTCAACCCGCTGCACATCGCGCTGGTGCGGCAGTGCTTCCCGCAGATGGACGCGGGGGAGACCATCGAGGAGGAACGGCTGGCGCTGCTCGCGGGCATCCTCACCCGGCACCAGTGGCTGGCCAGCCACCACGAGCCCGGGACGCACCGCGGCGACATCGTCCACTTCCAGGCCGTCGGCCATCCAGACGAGTGGCGGCTCAATCCGCATTCGTGGCGGGACTTCATCTCCGGCGAGGTCCGCAGCCACCCGATGGGGGTCAGCCACTTCGATCTGCTCGACGCCGACCACCTGCCGCTGATCGCCGACGTGATCGAGGCCGAGCTCCGGCGCGTGCGGTCGTGA